One Primulina tabacum isolate GXHZ01 chromosome 10, ASM2559414v2, whole genome shotgun sequence DNA segment encodes these proteins:
- the LOC142505865 gene encoding THO complex subunit 6 isoform X2 gives MGVERMDCRNWDEDAYRESILGERESLTRTIFRTTFAPNANPNPNSDHIATASSDGSIASYSISSCLAYGCGTARGENWLTAEPNFLTQGHDGPAYDVKFYGEDDDSLLLSCGDDGRVRGWKWKEVMGSEAPTQGGKLKPVLDLVNPQHKGPWGALSPIPENNALAVDCQRGSIYAAAGDSYAYCWDVEKCEVKTVFKGHSNYLHSIAACKLSNQIVTGSEDGTARIWDCTAGKCIQTIDPIPDKKSNTSYPCVSCVAIDSSESWLACGKGQSLSVWNLPARECVFSTTTHACIQDVLFDNNQILAVGAEPFLTRFNLNGKILSQIQCAPQSVFSISLHPSGVSSFLFTTFLHYFEPFQLSSSNSCMALDNFILDYIF, from the exons ATGGGAGTTGAAAGAATGGACTGCAGGAACTGGGACGAAGACGCTTACAGAGAGAGCATTTTAGGGGAGAGAGAATCCCTTACCCGGACCATTTTCCGTACCACATTTGCTCCAAACGCTAACCCTAATCCCAATTCCGATCACATCGCCACCGCCTCCAGCGACGGCTCTATTGCCTCTTACTCCATTTCCTCCTGCTTG GCATATGGTTGCGGGACTGCAAGGGGTGAAAA TTGGTTGACGGCGGAACCGAATTTTTTGACTCAAGGGCATGATGGACCTGCTTATGATGTTAAATTTTATGGTGAAGATGATGATTCTTTGCTACTGAG TTGTGGTGATGATGGCCGAGTTCGAGGGTGGAAATGGAAAGAGGTCATGGGAAGTGAAGCTCCTACACAAG GAGGCAAGTTGAAGCCGGTGCTTGATTTGGTGAATCCTCAGCATAA AGGTCCTTGGGGTGCTCTCTCTCCTATTCCAGAGAACAATGCTTTGGCAGTTGATTGTCAG AGGGGATCCATCTATGCAGCTGCCGGTGATTCTTATGCGTATTGCTGGGATGTG GAGAAATGTGAGGTTAAGACGGTCTTCAAAGGGCACTCAAACTACCTACACAGCATTGCTGCGTGCAAGTTGAGCAATCAG ATCGTAACTGGTTCAGAAGATGGCACTGCACGAATATGGG ACTGCACAGCTGGGAAATGCATCCAAACAATTGATCCCATACCAGATAAGAAATCAAACACATCTTATCCATGTGTTAGTTGCGTCGCTATTGATTCTAGCGAGAGCTGGTTG GCTTGTGGAAAGGGCCAATCTTTGTCAGTCTGGAATCTTCCTGCTCGTGAATGTGTTTTTAGCACGACAACTCATGCTTGTATTCAAGATGTTCTATTTGATAATAATCAA ATTTTAGCTGTTGGAGCAGAACCATTTCTCACCAGATTCAACTTAAATGGAAAAATTCTTTCACAGATTCAATGTGCTCCTCAATCTGTATTTTCAATTTCTCTGCATCCTTCCGGTGTAAGTTCCTTTTTATTCACTACTTTCTTGCACTATTTTGAACCTTTTCAGTTATCCAGTAGTAACAGTTGTATGGCACTGGACAATTTCATCTTAGATTACATATTTTAA
- the LOC142505865 gene encoding THO complex subunit 6 isoform X1 — protein MGVERMDCRNWDEDAYRESILGERESLTRTIFRTTFAPNANPNPNSDHIATASSDGSIASYSISSCLAYGCGTARGENWLTAEPNFLTQGHDGPAYDVKFYGEDDDSLLLSCGDDGRVRGWKWKEVMGSEAPTQGGKLKPVLDLVNPQHKGPWGALSPIPENNALAVDCQRGSIYAAAGDSYAYCWDVEKCEVKTVFKGHSNYLHSIAACKLSNQIVTGSEDGTARIWDCTAGKCIQTIDPIPDKKSNTSYPCVSCVAIDSSESWLACGKGQSLSVWNLPARECVFSTTTHACIQDVLFDNNQQILAVGAEPFLTRFNLNGKILSQIQCAPQSVFSISLHPSGVSSFLFTTFLHYFEPFQLSSSNSCMALDNFILDYIF, from the exons ATGGGAGTTGAAAGAATGGACTGCAGGAACTGGGACGAAGACGCTTACAGAGAGAGCATTTTAGGGGAGAGAGAATCCCTTACCCGGACCATTTTCCGTACCACATTTGCTCCAAACGCTAACCCTAATCCCAATTCCGATCACATCGCCACCGCCTCCAGCGACGGCTCTATTGCCTCTTACTCCATTTCCTCCTGCTTG GCATATGGTTGCGGGACTGCAAGGGGTGAAAA TTGGTTGACGGCGGAACCGAATTTTTTGACTCAAGGGCATGATGGACCTGCTTATGATGTTAAATTTTATGGTGAAGATGATGATTCTTTGCTACTGAG TTGTGGTGATGATGGCCGAGTTCGAGGGTGGAAATGGAAAGAGGTCATGGGAAGTGAAGCTCCTACACAAG GAGGCAAGTTGAAGCCGGTGCTTGATTTGGTGAATCCTCAGCATAA AGGTCCTTGGGGTGCTCTCTCTCCTATTCCAGAGAACAATGCTTTGGCAGTTGATTGTCAG AGGGGATCCATCTATGCAGCTGCCGGTGATTCTTATGCGTATTGCTGGGATGTG GAGAAATGTGAGGTTAAGACGGTCTTCAAAGGGCACTCAAACTACCTACACAGCATTGCTGCGTGCAAGTTGAGCAATCAG ATCGTAACTGGTTCAGAAGATGGCACTGCACGAATATGGG ACTGCACAGCTGGGAAATGCATCCAAACAATTGATCCCATACCAGATAAGAAATCAAACACATCTTATCCATGTGTTAGTTGCGTCGCTATTGATTCTAGCGAGAGCTGGTTG GCTTGTGGAAAGGGCCAATCTTTGTCAGTCTGGAATCTTCCTGCTCGTGAATGTGTTTTTAGCACGACAACTCATGCTTGTATTCAAGATGTTCTATTTGATAATAATCAA CAGATTTTAGCTGTTGGAGCAGAACCATTTCTCACCAGATTCAACTTAAATGGAAAAATTCTTTCACAGATTCAATGTGCTCCTCAATCTGTATTTTCAATTTCTCTGCATCCTTCCGGTGTAAGTTCCTTTTTATTCACTACTTTCTTGCACTATTTTGAACCTTTTCAGTTATCCAGTAGTAACAGTTGTATGGCACTGGACAATTTCATCTTAGATTACATATTTTAA
- the LOC142505865 gene encoding THO complex subunit 6 isoform X3, whose product MGVERMDCRNWDEDAYRESILGERESLTRTIFRTTFAPNANPNPNSDHIATASSDGSIASYSISSCLAYGCGTARGENWLTAEPNFLTQGHDGPAYDVKFYGEDDDSLLLSCGDDGRVRGWKWKEVMGSEAPTQGGKLKPVLDLVNPQHKGPWGALSPIPENNALAVDCQRGSIYAAAGDSYAYCWDVEKCEVKTVFKGHSNYLHSIAACKLSNQIVTGSEDGTARIWDCTAGKCIQTIDPIPDKKSNTSYPCVSCVAIDSSESWLACGKGQSLSVWNLPARECVFSTTTHACIQDVLFDNNQVSLCIFYLSTHYFFLSVRFKFSAVRVTDGFSKAIRF is encoded by the exons ATGGGAGTTGAAAGAATGGACTGCAGGAACTGGGACGAAGACGCTTACAGAGAGAGCATTTTAGGGGAGAGAGAATCCCTTACCCGGACCATTTTCCGTACCACATTTGCTCCAAACGCTAACCCTAATCCCAATTCCGATCACATCGCCACCGCCTCCAGCGACGGCTCTATTGCCTCTTACTCCATTTCCTCCTGCTTG GCATATGGTTGCGGGACTGCAAGGGGTGAAAA TTGGTTGACGGCGGAACCGAATTTTTTGACTCAAGGGCATGATGGACCTGCTTATGATGTTAAATTTTATGGTGAAGATGATGATTCTTTGCTACTGAG TTGTGGTGATGATGGCCGAGTTCGAGGGTGGAAATGGAAAGAGGTCATGGGAAGTGAAGCTCCTACACAAG GAGGCAAGTTGAAGCCGGTGCTTGATTTGGTGAATCCTCAGCATAA AGGTCCTTGGGGTGCTCTCTCTCCTATTCCAGAGAACAATGCTTTGGCAGTTGATTGTCAG AGGGGATCCATCTATGCAGCTGCCGGTGATTCTTATGCGTATTGCTGGGATGTG GAGAAATGTGAGGTTAAGACGGTCTTCAAAGGGCACTCAAACTACCTACACAGCATTGCTGCGTGCAAGTTGAGCAATCAG ATCGTAACTGGTTCAGAAGATGGCACTGCACGAATATGGG ACTGCACAGCTGGGAAATGCATCCAAACAATTGATCCCATACCAGATAAGAAATCAAACACATCTTATCCATGTGTTAGTTGCGTCGCTATTGATTCTAGCGAGAGCTGGTTG GCTTGTGGAAAGGGCCAATCTTTGTCAGTCTGGAATCTTCCTGCTCGTGAATGTGTTTTTAGCACGACAACTCATGCTTGTATTCAAGATGTTCTATTTGATAATAATCAAGTTAGTTTGTGCATATTTTATTTATCGACACATTATTTCTTCTTGTCAGTTAGGTTCAAGTTCTCAGCTGTACGTGTTACGGATGGTTTTTCAAAAGCCATCAG ATTTTAG
- the LOC142505874 gene encoding kinesin-like protein KIN-14R, with the protein MDNFERHSFEKIQDINVPDPFAFSMGFDCEKPKGSDQENEVLAVEEAETEESWDDIMVCDPGSRFVRNGFTNPNSIDDIVLFINAGAMTSIGSEFDISFQDDKYFEGGDTFQTRDTIFEGGDYPFIYQSARLGNICYSIHGLSPGDYFLDLHFVEIININGPKGMRVFNVFLQDEKILSDFDIFAIVGANKPLQLIDTRFSIKDDGMLVLRFEGIAGSPTVSGICIRREPKGSACQENREYFVCNTCGTEIEYTSAQKKLVRKYLISKYEKTIQDLKDTLQCKTDECYQSWMSWTNANEQLETVRMELDDKTFQTDSLDHTIKKQADELRDISTKYDQDKKSWTMAINILKKKVEVMKQEHSQLSREAHECVESIPDLNNMTFAVQSLVTQCEDLKMKYNEEQLKRRKLYNQVQEAKGNIRVFCRCRPLSKTEVTTGCASVVDFDAAGDGELGILSGSGSTKKIFKFDRVYTPKDDQVDVFADASPVVISVLDGYNVCIFAYGQTGTGKTFTMEGTEANRGVNYRTLKELFKISSERSDTYSYSISVSVLEVYNEQIRDLLATETSKKLEIKQASEGCHHIPGIVEARVESIREVWSVLQAGSSARAIGSNNVNEHSSRSHCMLCIMVRAKNLITGECTRSKLWLVDLAGSERLAKTDVQGDRLKEAQNINRSLSALGDVISALANKSSHIPYRNSKLTHLLQDSLGGDSKTLMFVQISPSDRDSSETLSSLNFATRVRGVELGPARKQIDTVEIHKLKMMLDKARQESKFKDESLKKLEDNLQNLETKAKGRDQIYRNHLERIKELETQVEFKTSLQCQSERQILNLSESIKENEEISAKLQLKVMNLENKLKERESLESTLYKNKVNELETKLKEQAQEYESSSVILQSKIKELERGLKEHELNSEPLLFQQKIKDLEDKLREREKQLESTTLSESSNLLRSTPVEAKRVIIDEVANEVEHRILRSTNSMNRQVIQAPSVMLKENDSLLHEARKKRFSSNSEVENKVVVRTPVGDNKGRHSDPPKQFARVSRMSKPIAAPAQRPLVRKVTSRDPVQEIKERDSKKRMWSR; encoded by the exons ATGGATAATTTCGAGCGGCACTCGTTTGAGAAGATTCAAGACATTAATGTGCCAGATCCATTTGCTTTCTCCATGGGTTTTGATTGTGAAAAGCCCAAAGGTTCTGATCAGGAAAATGAAGTTCTTGCTGTGGAAGAAGCTGAAACCGAGGAATCATGGGACGATATTATGGTCTGTGATCCCGGTTCAAGATTTGTCCGAAATGGGTTCACTAATCCCAATTCAATAG ATGATATTGTTCTTTTTATTAATGCTGGGGCCATGACATCAATTGGATCGGAATTCGATATTAGTTTCCAAGATGACAAGTACTTTGAAGGGGGCGATACATTTCAAACCAGGGATACTATCTTCGAGGGTGGGGACTATCCATTTATATATCAGTCAGCACGATTGGGGAATATTTGTTACAGCATTCATGGTCTTTCCCCTGGAGATTACTTTCTTGATCTTCATTTCGTggaaataattaatataaatggGCCCAAAGGGATGCGAGTATTTAATGTCTTCTTGCAAGATGAAAAG attctttcagattttgatatctTCGCAATTGTCGGAGCCAATAAACCTCTGCAGTTAATCGATACTAGATTTTCAATTAAAGATGACGGAATGCTTGTCTTAAGATTTGAAGGCATAGCGGGAAGCCCAACAGTTAGTGGAATCTGTATAAGGCGAGAACCTAAGGGATCTG CCTGTCAAGAGAATCGTGAATATTTTGTATGCAACACCTGTGGAACTGAGATCGAATATACATCAGCTCAG AAAAAACTAGTGAGGAAGTATTTGATTAGCAAGTATGAGAAAACTATACAAGACTTGAAAGATACGTTGCAATGCAAAACAGATGAATGTTATCAATCTTGGATGTCTTGGACTAATGCCAATGAGCAGCTAGAGACAGTTAGAATGGAGCTTGACGATAAGACGTTTCAAACAGATTCTCTTG ACCATACAATAAAGAAACAAGCTGATGAGTTAAGGGACATTTCAACCAAGTATGATCAAGACAAGAAGTCATGGACAATGGCaatcaatattttaaagaagAAAGTAGAG GTGATGAAACAAGAGCATTCTCAGCTTTCTAGAGAGGCACATGAGTGCGTTGAGTCCATTCCCGATCTGAATAATATGACGTTTGCAGTTCAATCATTAG TCACCCAGTGTGAAGATCTCAAAATGAAGTACAATGAAGAGCAATTGAAGAGACGGAAGCTATATAATCAAGTGCAAGAAGCTAAGG GAAATATCAGGGTATTTTGTCGATGTCGTCCTTTGAGCAAGACAGAAGTGACAACTGGATGTGCATCAGTGGTGGATTTTGATGCTGCCGGGGATGGAGAACTTGGAATTCTAAGTGGTAGTGGCTCCACAAAAAAGATTTTCAAATTTGATCGTGTTTACACCCCAAAAGATGATCAAG TTGATGTTTTTGCTGATGCCTCGCCTGTGGTGATATCAGTATTAGATGGATACAATGTCTGTATATTTGCTTACGGACAAACAGGAACTGGCAAGACATTCACAATGGAGGGAACTGAGGCTAATCGTGGTGTTAACTATAGAACTTTAAAAGAATTGTTTAAAATTTCCAGTGAGAGGAGCGACACTTACTCTTACAGCATTTCAGTGAGTGTTCTTGAAGTCTACAATGAACAAATAAGAGACTTACTTGCTACAGAAACATCAAAAAA ATTAGAGATAAAACAAGCTTCAGAAGGATGTCACCATATCCCGGGCATTGTGGAAGCCAGAGTGGAGAGTATAAGAGAAGTATGGAGTGTGCTACAAGCTGGAAGTAGCGCCCGCGCCATTGGATCAAATAATGTCAACGAGCACAGTAGTCGTTCCCACTG CATGCTTTGCATAATGGTAAGGGCCAAGAACTTGATCACCGGAGAGTGCACTAGAAGCAAACTTTGGCTTGTGGACTTGGCAGGAAGTGAACGGCTAGCCAAGACTGACGTCCAAGGCGATCGGCTCAAGGAAGCTCAAAACATCAATAGGTCACTTTCAGCACTCGGAGATGTGATATCTGCTTTGGCAAATAAAAGCAGCCACATTCCGTACAG GAACTCCAAGCTAACACATTTGTTACAGGATTCCTTAG GTGGTGATTCAAAAACTTTGATGTTTGTACAAATCAGTCCCTCCGATCGGGATTCAAGTGAAACTTTGAGTTCTCTGAACTTTGCAACCCGAGTAAGAGGAGTTGAGTTGGGTCCAGCTAGAAAGCAAATTGATACTGTCGAGATTCATAAGTTGAAAATGATG CTTGATAAAGCCAGGCAAGAATCTAAGTTCAAAGACGAATCACTGAAAAAGCTCGAGGACAACTTACAAAACCTAGAGACTAAAGCTAAAGGTAGGGATCAGATTTACAGAAATCATCtagaaagaataaaagaattaGAAACCCAAGTTGAGTTCAAGACGTCATTGCAATGCCAATCCGAGAGACAAATTTTGAATCTTTCAGAGAGCATAAAAGAGAATGAGGAAATTTCTGCCAAACTTCAACTGAAG GTGATGAACTTGGAGAACAAGCTCAAAGAAAGAGAAAGCCTCGAATCAACATTGTACAAGAATAAG GTTAATGAACTTGAGACCAAGCTGAAAGAGCAAGCACAAGAGTATGAGTCTTCTTCAGTAATTCTTCAGAGCAAG ATCAAAGAACTCGAGAGAGGGCTTAAGGAACATGAACTGAATTCTGAGCCTCTCTTATTTCAACAAAAG ATTAAAGATCTTGAAGACAAGTTAAGAGAGCGAGAAAAACAGCTAGAATCCACGACGCTATCCGAATCTTCCAATTTGTTGAGATCCACACCTGTTGAAGCCAAACGAGTGATAATAGATGAGGTCGCAAATGAGGTTGAGCATCGTATCTTAAGAAGTACAAACTCAATGAACCGCCAAGTCATTCAGGCCCCATCTGTTATGTTGAAGGAAAACGACTCTCTTCTTCATGAGGCCCGAAAGAAGAGATTTTCAAGTAACAGTGAAGTTGAGAATAAAGTTGTAGTGCGAACTCCAGTTGGCGACAACAAAGGGAGGCATTCGGATCCACCCAAACAATTTGCCAGGGTTTCAAGAATGAGCAAGCCAATTGCCGCCCCTGCACAAAGGCCGTTGGTTCGAAAGGTAACTAGCAGAGATCCAGTTCAAGAGATTAAGGAAAGGGATAGCAAGAAAAGAATGTGGTCTAGATGA
- the LOC142504879 gene encoding uncharacterized protein LOC142504879 → MRDCLEVEGEKRNELTISFDPDDLRGVSLPHNDTLVIQARVANYDVMKIFVYSGNSVNVIFKEALAQMNLQGYRLDSVETAFFGFAGHAVYPEGEIILSLTLGTRELRKTVMTTFIVVDDPSSYNIILGRPAMNELKAVAFTYHQKIKFSVENRVGEVRGDQPSSRKCYGDTGQGGSEEGEKGRERNWSGFHLWWLNID, encoded by the exons ATGAGAGATTGTTTGGAAGTGGAAGGAGAAAAGAGGAATGAGTTGACCATCAGCTTTGACCCGGATGATCTCCGGGGAGTCAGTCTTCCCCATAATGATACTCTGGTGATCCAGGCCCGCGTTGCTAACTATGACGTAATGAAAATCTTTGTATATTCAGGCAACTCTGTTAACGTCATATTCAAAGAAGCTCTGGCGCAAATGAATTTACAGGGGTACCGGTTGGACTCAGTAGAAACAGCCTTTTTTGGTTTCGCTGGTCATGCCGTGTACCCGGAAGGAGAGATAATTTTGTCATTAACTTTGGGCACCCGAGAACTACGAAAAACTGTCATGACTACTTTCATAGTTGTGGATGACCCGTCATCGTACAATATTATCTTGGGTCGGCCAGCTATGAATGAACTGAAAGCTGTAGCCTTCACCTACCATCAAAAGATCAAATTCTCAGTCGAGAATCGGGTTGGAGAAGTAAGGGGAGATCAACCATCTTCCCGAAAGTGCTATGGGGATACAGGTCAGGGTGGATCAGAAGAAGGCGAGAAGGGAAGAGAAAG GAACTGGTCGGGATTTCACCTTTGGTGGCTGAACATAGATTGA